A single Bacillus sp. HMF5848 DNA region contains:
- the spoVAD gene encoding stage V sporulation protein AD, with amino-acid sequence MVNNTKHTWRFKNPVYLHAAATVTGPKEKQGPLGKMFDKSYSDMYCDEETFEKAERRLLSDSIQIVCKKNNTSINNIDLLLAGDLTPQLASSHYTAYKLPVSFLGMYSACATLTSIIATASALISGSFISNAITAVSSHKRTADKYFRNPTQLGQQIPDTATYTVTGAGAAFLSNKPSLITVTAATIGKVINTEMNDPFNMGEAMAIAASSTISQHLHDMKETVKDYDLIITGDLSTYGNKLVQILLNKEGIDLGSSYNDCGLMIFEPNQDVFAGGSGAACCALVTFTYVIHELLQKRLKRVLLVATGALHSPSMLEQGDFIPVIAHGVVLEANEG; translated from the coding sequence ATTGTGAACAATACAAAGCATACGTGGAGATTCAAAAACCCAGTTTATCTACATGCTGCTGCCACTGTAACTGGCCCTAAGGAAAAGCAAGGTCCGTTAGGAAAGATGTTTGATAAATCGTACTCAGATATGTATTGTGATGAAGAAACTTTTGAAAAAGCTGAACGTCGATTATTATCTGACTCTATACAAATCGTTTGTAAGAAGAATAACACATCTATCAATAATATTGATCTATTGCTTGCGGGTGATTTAACACCACAGTTAGCATCATCACATTATACGGCTTACAAGCTTCCTGTTTCTTTTCTTGGAATGTATAGCGCATGTGCAACATTAACTTCAATTATTGCCACAGCAAGCGCCTTAATTAGTGGTAGCTTTATTTCAAATGCAATAACTGCTGTTAGTAGTCACAAGCGAACAGCTGACAAGTATTTTCGCAACCCTACACAACTTGGACAGCAAATACCCGATACAGCAACTTATACAGTTACTGGTGCCGGGGCTGCTTTTTTAAGCAACAAACCATCACTAATTACTGTGACCGCTGCAACGATCGGCAAGGTAATTAATACAGAAATGAATGATCCTTTTAATATGGGAGAAGCAATGGCAATCGCTGCTTCATCCACCATATCACAGCATTTACATGATATGAAAGAAACGGTAAAAGATTATGACTTAATTATTACAGGAGATTTATCAACGTATGGTAATAAGCTAGTACAAATTCTTTTGAATAAAGAGGGAATTGACCTAGGTTCCTCCTACAATGATTGTGGATTAATGATTTTCGAGCCAAATCAAGATGTTTTTGCAGGAGGAAGCGGGGCTGCCTGTTGTGCGCTAGTTACATTCACATATGTCATCCATGAGCTTTTACAAAAAAGATTAAAACGGGTGCTACTCGTTGCCACGGGAGCTTTACACTCTCCTAGTATGTTAGAGCAAGGAGATTTCATTCCTGTTATCGCTCATGGTGTCGTACTTGAAGCAAATGAGGGATGA
- the sigF gene encoding RNA polymerase sporulation sigma factor SigF: MDVEVKNENSQTYLKDNEVKELIQRSQQGDQEARDLIVQKNMRLVWSVVQRFLNRGYEPDDLFQIGCIGLLKSVDKFDLSFDVKFSTYAVPMIIGEIQRFIRDDGTVKVSRSLKETGNKIRKAKDVLSKQLGRVPTINEIAEYLEISPEDVVLAQDASRTPTSIHETVYENDGDPITLLDQIADQGETKWFDKIALKEAIRELDDRERLIVYLRYYKDQTQSEVAERLGISQVQVSRLEKKILMQMKDRMGE; this comes from the coding sequence ATGGATGTGGAAGTCAAGAACGAAAACAGCCAAACATATTTGAAGGACAATGAGGTCAAGGAACTTATTCAGCGGAGTCAGCAAGGAGACCAAGAAGCTAGAGACTTAATTGTACAAAAGAACATGCGATTAGTTTGGTCCGTCGTTCAACGCTTTTTGAATCGAGGTTATGAACCAGATGACTTGTTCCAAATTGGATGTATTGGACTTTTAAAGTCAGTCGATAAATTTGATTTGTCATTTGACGTTAAATTTTCAACATATGCCGTCCCCATGATTATCGGTGAAATTCAACGATTTATTCGTGATGATGGAACAGTAAAGGTTAGTCGCTCCTTAAAAGAAACAGGCAACAAGATTCGCAAAGCAAAAGATGTTTTGTCAAAACAGCTGGGGCGTGTTCCAACTATAAATGAGATTGCTGAATATCTTGAAATCTCGCCAGAGGATGTTGTGTTAGCACAGGATGCGAGTCGAACACCAACCTCTATACATGAAACAGTGTATGAGAATGATGGAGATCCAATTACACTTCTTGATCAAATTGCAGACCAAGGAGAAACAAAATGGTTTGATAAAATCGCTTTAAAAGAAGCCATTCGGGAGCTTGATGATCGTGAACGCTTAATTGTGTATTTACGATACTATAAAGATCAAACCCAATCCGAAGTGGCTGAACGACTTGGCATATCTCAAGTACAAGTGTCTCGTCTAGAAAAGAAAATTCTAATGCAAATGAAAGACCGTATGGGTGAATAA
- a CDS encoding SpoVA/SpoVAEb family sporulation membrane protein → MDVKQFHEIRKQTQPKSPYLSNNIRAFLIGGILSTVAAVANKLFVRIFSIDSYTAGLLVSVIFIILATAMTVLNLYQKFAQNAGATSVITFLGLANGLVSTSIEYKLNGGIHGSATHMIKFISHMLVFAVVTAYCVAIIKVVLLFFL, encoded by the coding sequence TTGGATGTCAAGCAGTTTCATGAAATAAGAAAGCAAACACAGCCAAAGAGTCCGTACCTTTCTAATAATATTCGAGCGTTTTTAATCGGAGGTATTTTATCAACAGTAGCGGCCGTCGCTAACAAGCTCTTCGTTCGTATTTTTTCAATCGATTCGTATACGGCAGGCCTACTCGTTTCTGTCATTTTTATTATCCTAGCAACTGCTATGACTGTATTAAATCTATATCAGAAGTTTGCACAAAATGCTGGGGCCACTTCTGTTATAACTTTTTTAGGATTAGCGAATGGTCTTGTTAGTACATCTATTGAATACAAGCTAAATGGCGGCATACATGGTTCCGCGACGCATATGATAAAGTTCATTAGTCACATGCTGGTGTTTGCTGTCGTTACAGCCTATTGTGTAGCCATAATAAAAGTTGTTTTGCTATTTTTTTTATAA
- a CDS encoding stage V sporulation protein AA translates to MGNTVYIRMRNRIEVQPNAVITLGDISRVVSYPDLELALKNLVLYRVNMTDKNLIVIDIAKVIAKVQESYQDLEIQPLGPSQTIIEVLYSKNKYQPAFIVFVWLLLFIGSAVAIMNFHEDVSMKEVHQKIYTLITGEKNEHPLVLQIPYSFGLGLGMILFFNHLIRKRINEEPSPMEVEIFNYQQAVDQYVMMHENKESMKKIDDN, encoded by the coding sequence ATGGGAAATACGGTATATATACGGATGCGAAATCGCATTGAGGTTCAGCCTAATGCCGTAATCACATTAGGGGATATTTCCAGAGTAGTAAGTTATCCTGATTTGGAGCTAGCGCTTAAAAACTTAGTATTATATCGCGTTAATATGACTGATAAAAATTTAATTGTTATAGATATAGCAAAAGTGATTGCAAAGGTACAGGAGTCATATCAAGATCTAGAAATTCAGCCGCTTGGCCCGAGTCAAACTATTATAGAAGTGCTTTATTCGAAAAATAAATATCAGCCTGCCTTTATCGTTTTTGTTTGGCTATTATTGTTTATTGGATCAGCCGTGGCAATAATGAATTTCCATGAAGATGTAAGTATGAAAGAAGTGCATCAAAAAATTTATACACTCATTACTGGTGAAAAAAATGAACATCCTTTAGTTTTACAAATCCCGTACTCGTTTGGTCTTGGTCTAGGAATGATCCTTTTTTTTAATCACTTAATACGTAAGCGTATTAATGAGGAACCTAGCCCTATGGAAGTTGAAATCTTTAATTACCAACAAGCAGTAGATCAATATGTCATGATGCATGAAAACAAAGAGAGTATGAAAAAAATTGACGACAATTAG
- a CDS encoding spore germination protein — protein MAKKENKTPIFESSKRNHEFLANKIGVGKSFDIGVRKLHIYDNELDIYFVTGLCDTSFIMQLMRELLMIENSEHNGEIDTKFINVIKNHMPHQQVDDVKNLDEAVDKLLSGLIVVLVSGKSQGFTVDVRSYPGRSPQEPDTEKVIRGARDGYTENIVVNTALTRRRIRDERLRNEVMQVGERSKTDVCISYIQDVANPKLVELIKNEISMIDIDGLTMADKSVEEFMVKQGYNPYPLVRYTERPDVAATHLLEGHVLVMVDTSPSVIITPTTFFHHVQHAEEYRQSPAIGTFIRWVRFIGIIASIYLMPLWLLFVLEPSLLPEPLSFIGPKEETNIPVVLQIILADIGIEFLRMAAIHTPTPLSTAMGLIAAVLIGQIAIDVGLFVPEVILYIAVAAIGSFATPSYELSIANKIARLTLLIAVSLFKVPGFVIGSTLYVLFLVQIRSLNTPYLWPFIPFSPGEFLQIIIRRAVPGAKLRPSIVHPQNRRRQSSKSNG, from the coding sequence ATGGCAAAAAAAGAAAATAAGACACCAATATTTGAATCGTCAAAACGAAATCATGAATTTCTTGCAAATAAAATTGGTGTAGGAAAAAGCTTTGACATTGGTGTTCGTAAGCTGCATATTTACGATAATGAGTTAGATATATATTTTGTAACAGGATTGTGTGATACTAGCTTTATCATGCAGCTTATGCGTGAGTTACTTATGATCGAAAATAGCGAACATAACGGTGAAATTGATACGAAATTCATCAATGTTATTAAAAATCATATGCCTCATCAACAGGTTGATGATGTTAAAAATCTAGATGAGGCAGTTGATAAACTCTTATCTGGCTTAATAGTTGTTCTTGTTAGTGGTAAATCGCAAGGATTCACGGTTGATGTCCGTAGTTATCCAGGTAGATCACCGCAGGAACCAGATACGGAAAAGGTTATTCGCGGAGCACGTGATGGCTACACAGAAAACATTGTTGTAAATACAGCGCTAACAAGACGACGTATTCGTGATGAACGTTTGCGCAATGAAGTTATGCAGGTTGGTGAGCGGTCGAAAACAGATGTTTGTATTTCGTATATACAAGATGTTGCGAATCCAAAGCTTGTTGAGCTTATTAAAAATGAAATTAGTATGATTGATATTGATGGGTTAACGATGGCTGATAAATCAGTCGAGGAATTCATGGTGAAACAAGGATATAACCCTTACCCACTTGTTCGCTACACAGAAAGACCTGATGTAGCGGCTACACACTTGTTAGAGGGGCATGTACTTGTAATGGTAGATACTTCACCAAGTGTCATCATAACACCAACTACATTTTTTCATCATGTACAGCATGCTGAAGAATATCGTCAATCACCTGCAATCGGTACGTTTATTCGTTGGGTTCGATTTATTGGCATAATAGCCTCAATTTATTTAATGCCATTATGGCTATTATTTGTATTAGAACCCTCTTTGTTACCAGAACCGTTGTCATTTATTGGCCCAAAAGAAGAGACTAATATCCCTGTTGTTTTGCAAATTATCTTGGCTGATATTGGTATTGAGTTTTTACGGATGGCTGCCATACATACGCCAACTCCCTTATCAACAGCAATGGGTTTGATAGCTGCGGTATTAATAGGGCAAATTGCCATTGATGTTGGTTTATTCGTACCAGAGGTTATTTTATATATAGCTGTAGCAGCAATAGGGTCTTTTGCCACACCAAGCTATGAATTAAGTATCGCTAATAAGATTGCAAGGTTAACGCTACTTATTGCCGTCAGTCTGTTTAAAGTACCTGGATTTGTTATTGGCTCGACATTATATGTGTTGTTTTTAGTACAAATTCGCTCACTCAATACACCATATTTATGGCCTTTTATCCCTTTTAGCCCAGGTGAGTTCTTGCAAATTATAATTCGTCGTGCTGTACCTGGAGCAAAGCTTCGCCCAAGTATTGTGCATCCACAGAACAGAAGGCGCCAGTCTAGTAAATCGAATGGATGA
- a CDS encoding cupin domain-containing protein — MYNVPQSYPYLNSPVFNPNVRSTDQQLFESLQSAINREASAIDFYSRLANSAPNQHHKNDIYYTLECKRFNLQQFAEQYMTLTGIQPMYQINNISFRTYQDGLQKAYDLETEGYEEYQKGSLLTQHPTVRQVFLQAANLEQDNARRLESLNNESMNELNDFGTQPYVVDIEKATKKNTNYRTAIWTGEHFQVTLMSIDVGSDIGLEVHPNTDQFLRLEQGQGLVRMGDSKDNLDFERKVSDDFAVMVPAGKWHNIVNTGDKPLKLYVIYAPPEHPFGTVHKTKEDAMEAEGN, encoded by the coding sequence ATGTATAATGTTCCTCAATCGTATCCGTATTTGAATTCTCCGGTATTCAATCCTAATGTTCGCTCAACAGACCAACAATTATTTGAGTCATTACAATCAGCTATTAATCGAGAAGCTTCAGCAATCGATTTTTACAGTCGCTTAGCGAATAGTGCACCAAATCAACATCATAAAAATGATATTTACTATACGTTAGAATGTAAAAGATTTAATTTACAACAATTTGCAGAACAATACATGACATTGACGGGCATACAGCCGATGTACCAAATTAACAATATTTCGTTTCGTACCTATCAAGATGGATTACAAAAGGCCTATGATTTAGAAACAGAAGGTTATGAAGAATATCAAAAAGGCTCGTTGCTAACACAACACCCAACTGTAAGACAAGTGTTTTTACAAGCAGCTAATTTAGAACAAGATAATGCTAGACGATTAGAATCGTTAAATAATGAAAGTATGAATGAATTGAATGATTTTGGCACACAGCCGTATGTAGTGGATATTGAGAAAGCTACAAAGAAAAACACAAATTATCGTACCGCTATCTGGACAGGAGAACACTTTCAGGTAACACTAATGAGTATTGATGTCGGTAGTGATATTGGGTTAGAAGTTCATCCGAATACTGATCAATTTTTACGATTAGAGCAAGGACAAGGACTTGTACGTATGGGGGATAGCAAAGATAATTTAGATTTTGAACGAAAAGTATCTGATGATTTCGCAGTTATGGTACCTGCAGGTAAATGGCATAACATTGTAAATACAGGGGATAAACCTTTAAAACTATATGTTATCTATGCACCGCCTGAGCACCCATTCGGTACTGTTCATAAAACAAAAGAAGATGCTATGGAAGCTGAAGGAAATTAA
- a CDS encoding peptidylprolyl isomerase translates to MSKYAVIDLEKGGSVKIELFQNEAPGTVENFEKLIKEGFYNGLSFHRVIPGFVAQGGCPEGRGTGGPGYTIKCETAGNPHKHERGSLSMAHAGKDTGGSQFFIVYEPQPHLNGVHTVFGKVVDGMEYVDDIQQGDKMKEVTIVEE, encoded by the coding sequence ATGAGCAAATATGCTGTTATTGATTTAGAAAAAGGCGGTTCAGTCAAAATAGAACTATTCCAAAATGAGGCACCCGGTACAGTAGAAAACTTTGAAAAGTTAATTAAAGAAGGCTTTTACAATGGCTTATCTTTCCATCGAGTGATTCCTGGATTCGTGGCTCAAGGGGGATGTCCTGAAGGTCGCGGGACTGGTGGTCCTGGCTATACAATTAAGTGTGAAACGGCAGGTAATCCGCACAAACATGAGCGTGGTTCACTTTCTATGGCGCATGCTGGAAAAGATACAGGTGGTTCGCAATTCTTTATCGTTTATGAGCCACAGCCTCATTTAAACGGTGTTCACACTGTTTTCGGAAAAGTAGTTGACGGTATGGAATACGTTGACGACATTCAACAAGGTGACAAAATGAAAGAAGTTACAATCGTAGAAGAATAA
- a CDS encoding HAAS signaling domain-containing protein, with protein MKLIEQYLYVIEQNLPYKGREDIISELRSLILDEIEEKYGPEPTEEQVEKAIQAYGSPREVANRYRNGHVVIGSSYTDLFFFINKIILLSLTIAFSVVFTIELFSTAHTTNEFFIRLVNVPLQILTAALSAIGMQTIVFILITRYFGEQQMNFEENWSPKKLKDIEIGPKPNSKLESILSIIFISVAIVVLNAAPEIILLLESSFQLSGITLTHTINVNVLKGYILFISAVWLAEIMYHIVNLLVGVKTKKIALYELIVKAATLILAVIIITDTNLYVGTTSLLGIRAIFVLIAILALIEVVSKTMKFIKYYLLKSYSSR; from the coding sequence ATGAAATTAATAGAGCAGTATTTATATGTAATTGAGCAAAATCTTCCTTATAAAGGAAGAGAAGATATTATTTCGGAGTTAAGATCTCTGATTCTTGATGAGATTGAAGAGAAGTATGGACCTGAGCCCACCGAGGAACAAGTGGAGAAAGCGATACAGGCATATGGGTCACCACGTGAGGTAGCAAATCGTTATAGAAATGGGCATGTAGTTATTGGTTCTAGTTACACCGACCTATTCTTTTTTATCAACAAAATAATATTGCTATCTTTAACTATAGCCTTTTCAGTTGTATTCACCATAGAACTATTCTCAACAGCACACACCACAAATGAATTCTTTATAAGACTAGTTAATGTCCCACTACAAATTCTCACAGCAGCGTTAAGTGCAATCGGAATGCAAACAATAGTTTTTATACTAATAACTAGATACTTTGGTGAACAACAGATGAACTTTGAGGAAAACTGGTCACCAAAAAAGTTGAAAGATATAGAGATTGGACCTAAACCTAATTCAAAGCTTGAAAGTATTTTATCTATTATTTTCATTTCTGTAGCAATTGTGGTACTCAATGCAGCACCAGAAATTATTCTTTTGTTAGAAAGTAGTTTTCAATTAAGCGGCATAACATTAACTCATACGATTAATGTGAATGTTCTTAAAGGGTATATTCTGTTCATAAGTGCAGTATGGTTAGCAGAGATAATGTATCATATAGTGAACTTATTAGTAGGAGTAAAAACAAAGAAAATTGCTTTGTACGAACTGATAGTTAAAGCAGCGACATTGATTTTAGCTGTCATTATTATTACGGATACCAACTTATATGTCGGTACAACATCCCTCTTAGGTATCAGAGCAATCTTTGTATTAATAGCCATCTTAGCATTAATAGAAGTTGTTTCCAAAACAATGAAATTTATAAAGTACTACCTTTTAAAAAGCTATTCTTCCCGTTAA
- a CDS encoding PadR family transcriptional regulator has translation MTEKDKVIDNLLQELKRGTLVLSVLLNTNEATYGYSLVQNLQQRGIDIEQNTLYPLLRRLEKQGLLISTWDTSETRPRKYYQISTMGEEVLHQLSIEWKKTNDIIQGMLPKEDLT, from the coding sequence ATGACAGAAAAAGATAAGGTGATAGACAACTTGCTACAGGAATTAAAGAGAGGAACGCTTGTACTTAGTGTCTTACTGAACACAAATGAGGCAACGTATGGCTATTCACTAGTACAAAATTTGCAGCAGCGTGGTATTGATATTGAACAAAATACTCTATATCCTCTCCTCCGACGATTAGAGAAACAAGGACTACTAATCAGTACGTGGGATACGTCGGAAACACGTCCAAGAAAATATTACCAAATCAGTACGATGGGTGAAGAAGTGCTTCATCAGTTGTCAATAGAGTGGAAAAAAACAAATGACATTATTCAAGGTATGTTACCTAAGGAGGATTTGACATGA
- a CDS encoding stage V sporulation protein AE, which translates to MNTIREIIIVTDGDEYATRAVEVAAKEIGGRCISNSQGNPTILSGPAIVELILQTPNDPVLVMFDDSGYIGEGAGERAMKYVVNHPNIHLLGIIAVAAKTHQSEWTKVNVSIDRYGNLTEYGVDKFGVPDIEIGRINGDTVYCVDQLNAPIIVGIGDIGKMAKLDDAKKGAPITKQAIQLILERSARYGKKRK; encoded by the coding sequence ATGAATACTATACGCGAAATCATTATTGTGACAGACGGAGATGAATATGCTACTAGAGCTGTCGAAGTAGCAGCTAAAGAAATTGGAGGCCGATGTATCTCTAATTCTCAAGGCAATCCGACTATCCTATCAGGACCAGCGATTGTAGAGTTGATTTTACAAACACCTAACGATCCTGTTCTTGTTATGTTTGATGACAGTGGTTATATCGGTGAAGGAGCAGGAGAGCGAGCGATGAAGTACGTTGTGAATCATCCTAATATCCATTTGCTAGGCATTATTGCAGTTGCAGCTAAAACCCATCAATCAGAATGGACAAAGGTTAATGTAAGTATAGATCGTTATGGGAATTTAACAGAATATGGAGTAGATAAATTTGGTGTACCTGATATAGAAATTGGCAGAATAAATGGTGATACGGTGTATTGTGTAGATCAATTAAATGCTCCGATTATAGTGGGGATTGGAGATATAGGAAAAATGGCGAAGCTAGATGACGCCAAAAAAGGAGCACCCATTACAAAGCAAGCGATACAGCTCATCCTAGAAAGGAGTGCGAGATATGGCAAAAAAAGAAAATAA
- a CDS encoding stage V sporulation protein AB, which produces MTTISVVLTIVVGLGAGLAVGSGFVAFLTVLGIIPRLTQLTKSFSFVHMYEWGVVFGAVLGTVASLHSPELHLSKLWLIFIGLLDGIFLGMLAAALTEVLNVLPILAKRIGIGDKILVLILAIVLGKIVGSMFQWVVFVKL; this is translated from the coding sequence TTGACGACAATTAGTGTCGTTCTCACCATTGTAGTAGGGTTAGGAGCTGGGTTAGCTGTTGGATCGGGTTTTGTTGCCTTTTTAACTGTTCTTGGGATTATTCCTCGCCTTACACAACTAACAAAATCTTTCTCTTTTGTTCATATGTATGAGTGGGGTGTTGTATTTGGTGCTGTTCTGGGCACTGTAGCAAGTCTTCATTCACCGGAACTACATCTGTCTAAATTATGGCTCATTTTTATTGGCTTATTAGATGGGATATTCCTAGGTATGTTGGCAGCCGCTCTAACCGAAGTTTTAAATGTTTTACCTATTTTGGCAAAGCGAATAGGGATTGGGGATAAAATTCTCGTGTTAATCTTAGCAATTGTATTGGGGAAAATTGTTGGTTCTATGTTCCAATGGGTTGTGTTTGTCAAATTGTAA
- a CDS encoding SpoVA/SpoVAEb family sporulation membrane protein: MTYIITFIVGGLLSLSCQILLDYVKWKPTNVMTIVVLFGILLEAVHLYEPIYQYSNGMLSVFLIHVGYTLMNGIEQQLLNQPFISMVGLFSLHIPQIMVALIIAFFTSVWFSPKG; encoded by the coding sequence ATGACTTATATTATTACGTTTATAGTTGGTGGACTTCTAAGCTTAAGTTGTCAGATATTACTAGATTATGTTAAATGGAAACCTACAAATGTTATGACTATAGTCGTTTTATTTGGAATTTTATTAGAGGCTGTTCATCTATATGAACCCATTTATCAATATTCAAATGGGATGTTGTCCGTTTTTTTAATACATGTTGGTTATACTTTAATGAATGGTATCGAGCAGCAGCTACTCAATCAACCGTTTATTTCCATGGTAGGCTTGTTTAGCCTACATATACCTCAGATTATGGTAGCTTTAATAATCGCATTTTTTACTAGTGTGTGGTTTTCGCCAAAAGGGTAG
- a CDS encoding DUF4825 domain-containing protein translates to MRIFFQIFCYTFLILLFLNGCSSSSANEDIFQYKGTYVGNNSSIGNIVERLPNANYFKGFALKTEKEPYGIMLNYDGINEDTKIKETVIYNATFIFTLVQNVDWIAFDFNGQTFTLTKKDLEDWYDEKLSRFTSEADLTKLTQKFLEDEIKTNQLLTKTS, encoded by the coding sequence GTGAGGATATTTTTTCAAATTTTTTGCTATACTTTTTTAATACTTTTATTTTTAAATGGATGTAGTTCTAGTTCGGCGAATGAAGATATTTTTCAATATAAAGGTACATATGTCGGAAATAACAGTTCAATTGGGAATATAGTAGAACGGCTTCCTAATGCAAACTATTTTAAAGGCTTTGCACTTAAAACGGAAAAAGAACCTTACGGAATTATGTTGAACTATGACGGCATAAATGAGGATACAAAGATTAAAGAAACGGTAATCTATAATGCTACTTTTATATTTACCTTAGTACAAAATGTAGATTGGATTGCATTTGATTTTAATGGTCAAACATTTACACTAACGAAAAAAGACTTAGAGGATTGGTATGATGAGAAATTAAGTAGATTTACAAGTGAAGCTGACTTAACAAAGCTTACACAAAAGTTTTTGGAGGATGAAATTAAAACGAATCAGTTATTAACAAAGACTTCATAA
- the lysA gene encoding diaminopimelate decarboxylase, with protein sequence MYLYGTSQINSDGHLLIGGVNTTVLAEQYGTPLYVYDVALIRERARAFKDTFASLDVKAQVAYASKAFSSVAMFQLANEEGLSLDVVSGGELYTALAAEFPTEKIHFHGNNKSYHELTEAVKQRIGCVVVDNFHELTMLEEICEKQRATMAILLRVTPGIEAHTHDYILTGQEDSKFGFDLQNGQAEKALSRAIKSSHLNLLGLHCHIGSQIFETTGFVLAAKKIIEKLSMWRDKYDFTPTVLNLGGGFGIRYTSEDDPIPVSDYVKELVSVVKEEIGKYSLPFPELWIEPGRSLVGDAGTTLYTIGSHKDVPNVRKYVAVDGGMSDNIRPALYEAKYEAAVANRMNETERELVSIAGKCCESGDMLIWDASLPSMEAGDILAIFCTGAYGYSMANNYNRITRPAVVFVEDGETQLVIKRESYEDIIRLDIPLQSKVK encoded by the coding sequence ATGTATTTATATGGTACAAGTCAAATAAATTCAGACGGACATTTGCTAATAGGTGGTGTAAATACAACAGTTCTCGCAGAACAATATGGAACACCATTATATGTATATGATGTAGCTCTTATACGTGAGCGTGCACGCGCTTTCAAGGACACTTTCGCTTCTTTAGATGTCAAAGCTCAGGTTGCCTATGCAAGTAAGGCTTTTTCATCGGTAGCAATGTTTCAGCTAGCTAATGAAGAAGGCTTATCACTTGATGTTGTTTCTGGTGGGGAGTTATATACAGCTCTCGCTGCAGAGTTTCCAACAGAAAAAATTCATTTCCACGGTAATAATAAAAGCTATCATGAACTAACCGAAGCAGTAAAGCAACGTATAGGATGTGTCGTAGTTGATAATTTTCATGAATTGACGATGCTTGAGGAAATTTGTGAAAAACAAAGAGCAACAATGGCAATACTTTTACGTGTAACCCCTGGTATTGAAGCGCATACGCATGACTATATCTTAACAGGACAGGAAGATTCAAAGTTTGGCTTTGATTTACAAAATGGACAAGCGGAAAAAGCTTTAAGTAGGGCTATCAAGTCATCTCATCTTAACCTTTTAGGATTACATTGCCATATAGGCTCTCAAATTTTCGAAACGACCGGCTTTGTGCTAGCAGCTAAAAAAATAATTGAGAAACTAAGTATGTGGCGTGACAAATACGATTTTACTCCGACAGTATTAAACTTAGGTGGGGGCTTTGGCATTCGATATACGAGCGAGGATGACCCAATTCCAGTTTCGGACTATGTAAAAGAATTAGTAAGTGTCGTAAAAGAAGAAATTGGTAAATATAGTTTACCGTTTCCGGAATTATGGATTGAGCCAGGCCGTTCATTAGTTGGAGATGCGGGCACGACTTTATATACAATTGGTTCACACAAAGATGTACCTAACGTTCGTAAGTATGTGGCCGTTGACGGTGGGATGAGCGACAACATCCGCCCTGCGCTATATGAAGCAAAATATGAGGCAGCTGTCGCAAATCGTATGAATGAAACGGAAAGAGAACTTGTCTCGATAGCTGGAAAGTGTTGTGAATCGGGTGATATGCTAATTTGGGATGCTTCTTTACCTAGCATGGAAGCGGGCGATATTCTGGCGATTTTTTGTACTGGTGCATACGGTTACTCAATGGCCAACAACTACAATCGTATAACTCGTCCAGCAGTTGTTTTTGTAGAAGATGGTGAAACGCAACTTGTTATTAAGCGTGAAAGCTATGAGGATATAATACGTTTAGATATACCGTTACAATCAAAAGTTAAATGA